The Chitinophaga sp. Cy-1792 genome contains the following window.
ATACCTTGTCATATCCTTAGTTCTTTGCTTTGTTTGATAACACAAATGTCGGATGCCGCCGTTCCGCCAGCAATGAACTGGATTAAGAAACAGTCTTAATCTAGATTAAGAAATTGAGGGTTATATGTATAAATAATTGAAAATTAAATCGCTATATCTTTCATCAGGCGGGTCAGTGTCTGCTTTTCGGTAGTAGAAGGGGTTAGGGAGATAGCTTGCTGGTAGTGGGTTACAGCGGTTTTCGGGGAGATGTTCCGGTATAAATAGCCTAATAAGGCGTGATAGTAGCTGTTATCTGATAAATTGAGTTTAAGCGCTTCTTTAATGGCGATCTCGGGGCCGGATACCCTGGAAAGTGCAAAAGCACGGTTCAGCGCCGTAACGGGGCTATATACGAGAACAATAAGCTGGTTATACAGCTGCAGGATATTGGGCCACTTGTTTTCGTTGTCGGGGAGCGTATGCCAGTAGGCAATGGCAGCTTCGAGGTGGTAACGGCTCAGTGTTTCGCCGGTACAGGCATTCACCAGGAAATAGTGTCCACGGTCAATCAGGGATTGGTCCCAGCGCCCGCGGTCCTGCTCTTCAAAAAGCAGGGTTTCTCCCTCGTTGCTGGTGCGGGCATCCAGCCGGGAGCTCTGGTAACACATCAACGCCAGCAAGGCATTGAGTGCAGGCGTGTTCGTAAAGGCAGTGTCGGTAAGTACCAGCGCCAGCCGGATAGCTTCTGCACAGAGTTCCTTCCGTATGGTCAGACTGCTGGTCTGAGAAAAGTAACCCTCGTTGAAAAGCAGGTAGATGGTGGTGAGGACGGTATCGAGGCGACTCAGCAATGCGTCCTCCTGAAGGATGTCGATACGGAAAGATTCGCTGCGAAGCCTTTCCTTTGCACGCTGCAGGCGTTTTTTGATGGTTTCAGGTTTAGACAAAAACGCATGGGCAATCTCTTCAATACTAAATCCGCACAATACCTGTAAGGCAAGCGCAATCTGTGCTTCCGGCGAATTATGCGCGTTACAAACAGCAAATATCATCGCCAGCTGACTATCATTGATCAGCTGTTCTGTAAATGTTATTTCCGGGGAGATGTACACCGGGTTTTGCTGTAGCACGGGTGATACGCTGGTATTAAATACCTGTTGCCGTTTGAGATAATCCCTGGTTTTATTTTTGGCAACGGTATACAGCCAGCCGGAAGGATTGTCTGGAATACCTTTCAGTGCCCAGTTTTCGGCCGCAATGAGGAATACTTCACTGACAATATCCTCCGCAATCTCCATATGTTCCAGCCCAAAATGACGGCATAATACTGCCGTCATTTTGGTAAACTCCCTCCGGAATAAATGGGGGAGTATCTCGTTTGCCTGGTTATTTGTTGTCATGTGGTTTTATTAGCGCTCTCACCTCAATACTGCCTCCCACTTTAAAGATGGGATTTTCCTGTGCAATGGCTACGGCTTCGTCGATGGTTTCCGTACGAACGATAATATAACCGCTGATAAATTCTTTGATTTCCGCAAAAGGGCCATCGGTAACGATGCCACCAGGCTTTACGGTTTTGGCCTGTACCGGCGAAAGGGTATTGCCTTTATCGACAAGTTTGTTCTGTGCAGCGATGCCCGCCAGCCAGTTCATTCTCTCCTGCAACTGCTCTGGTGAAGGCTTTGCGTCAGAAGTATTATTCAGTCTGAAAATTAATGCGAACTCTTTCATGATAATTTGTTTTTGTACTTCTATGACGATCGAAGTATTCCTACCGGGACATCATGACCCGGATATTTTTTATTGATGTCAATTTAACGGAATTCGCCCATAGTTATCGGCTACCTGTCTCCGCCGGAAATGATTATATTTGGAACTTAACTATTACCAGCCAACAGAATCTGATGAAAGCATTGCTTACAGGCCTGGTGTTGTTGACAACAACCACATCGGCCATATTCGCGCAAACAGCGCGCCCGGTACCTGTGACTACAGGGGTTTCCCTGGAACTTGCCACCTACAGACAGCAGGTGATCACTGATATTCATTACGATATACATTTTCAGATACCGGCAGAAAAAACGGAGGCAATTACCGCCCATGAAACAATTACGTTTGATCTGAAAGAAGCTACACAGACATTGCAGCTCGACTTTAAACAACCTGCTTCCAATATCAGCAGACTACTTGTAAATGGTAAAACCATTAAACCAGTAGTAGAACAGGAGCATGTGTTGATTCCTGCGCAATACGTGAACACCGGCAACAATACAGTAATCATTGACTTCACCGCTGGTGACGGCTCCCTGAACCGTAACGCAGAATACCTGTACGCGCTGTTTGTGCCAGACAGGGCCAGGGTTGTTTTCCCTTGTTTCGATCAGCCCGACCTGAAAGCGAAGTTTAAACTCGTTTTAATTGTGCCGGGAGAGTGGAAAACGTTGGCAAATGGCCGCCTGAAAAGCATGGTGCAGAAAGGACGCACTCCCATCGTACATAATTTTGAAGAAACAGACTTATTACCTACCTACCTCTTTTCCTTTACCGCCGGTAAGTACAGCCAGGCCACTGACACGCTGGACGGCCGTCCGGCAACATTCCTGTACCGCGAAAAGGATCCACGGGATAACATAGACTCTGTTTTCAGATTACATAAAGAAGCCATTCGTTTCCTGGAAGAATGGACTGGCATTGCGTTCCCTTTCCAGAAAATAGGCTTTGTTGCTATTCCTGATTTTCAGTTTGGCGGGATGGAGCACCCGGGCGAAGTGCAGTATAAAGCATCTTCTCTCTTCCTGCAAAATCCTACCAGAGATCAGCTGCTGGCACGAACAAACCTGATCTCCCATGAAACCGCGCATATGTGGTTTGGAGACCTGGTGACCATGAAATGGTTCAATGATGTGTGGATGAAAGAAGTATTCGCCAATTTTATGGCAGATAAGGTGGCGGAAAAGCTACAGGGTAGCGAGTCTTTCAACCTGCGTTTCCTCCAGGACCACTATAACCTTGCCTATAGCGTAGACCGCACCGCAGGCGCCAATCCTATCCGCCAGCAGCTGGATAACCTCCAGGATGCCGGCACTATGTACGGCAATATCATTTACCATAAGGCGCCTATCATGATGCGTCAGATAGAGCTGCTGATGGGCAAAGAGAATTTCCAGCAGGGTGTGCGGGAATATCTGCATAAATACTCCTACAGCAACGCCACCTGGAACGACCTGATCGCTATACTGGCAAAATATACCACGGCTGACCTCTACAAATGGAATACCGTTTGGGTAAACCAGCCTGGCCGCCCGGTATTCGATTATCAGCTCCACTATGATGGTGATAAAATCAGCCAGCTGCATATTACCCAGCAACCTGAATCCGGCGCA
Protein-coding sequences here:
- a CDS encoding RNA polymerase sigma factor, coding for MTTNNQANEILPHLFRREFTKMTAVLCRHFGLEHMEIAEDIVSEVFLIAAENWALKGIPDNPSGWLYTVAKNKTRDYLKRQQVFNTSVSPVLQQNPVYISPEITFTEQLINDSQLAMIFAVCNAHNSPEAQIALALQVLCGFSIEEIAHAFLSKPETIKKRLQRAKERLRSESFRIDILQEDALLSRLDTVLTTIYLLFNEGYFSQTSSLTIRKELCAEAIRLALVLTDTAFTNTPALNALLALMCYQSSRLDARTSNEGETLLFEEQDRGRWDQSLIDRGHYFLVNACTGETLSRYHLEAAIAYWHTLPDNENKWPNILQLYNQLIVLVYSPVTALNRAFALSRVSGPEIAIKEALKLNLSDNSYYHALLGYLYRNISPKTAVTHYQQAISLTPSTTEKQTLTRLMKDIAI
- a CDS encoding YciI family protein gives rise to the protein MKEFALIFRLNNTSDAKPSPEQLQERMNWLAGIAAQNKLVDKGNTLSPVQAKTVKPGGIVTDGPFAEIKEFISGYIIVRTETIDEAVAIAQENPIFKVGGSIEVRALIKPHDNK
- a CDS encoding M1 family aminopeptidase codes for the protein MKALLTGLVLLTTTTSAIFAQTARPVPVTTGVSLELATYRQQVITDIHYDIHFQIPAEKTEAITAHETITFDLKEATQTLQLDFKQPASNISRLLVNGKTIKPVVEQEHVLIPAQYVNTGNNTVIIDFTAGDGSLNRNAEYLYALFVPDRARVVFPCFDQPDLKAKFKLVLIVPGEWKTLANGRLKSMVQKGRTPIVHNFEETDLLPTYLFSFTAGKYSQATDTLDGRPATFLYREKDPRDNIDSVFRLHKEAIRFLEEWTGIAFPFQKIGFVAIPDFQFGGMEHPGEVQYKASSLFLQNPTRDQLLARTNLISHETAHMWFGDLVTMKWFNDVWMKEVFANFMADKVAEKLQGSESFNLRFLQDHYNLAYSVDRTAGANPIRQQLDNLQDAGTMYGNIIYHKAPIMMRQIELLMGKENFQQGVREYLHKYSYSNATWNDLIAILAKYTTADLYKWNTVWVNQPGRPVFDYQLHYDGDKISQLHITQQPESGAARLWPQSFDVTLVYPDSTSSIRVNMQDQAMDIPEAAGKPRPLFIIFNGNGLGYGLFPSDPAEKSKLNRLESPINRASAYVNAYENMLANRTYAPGELLAAFTDALATEQEETNLKQLTGYISTLFWEFTKPAERSTIVAGMEKKIWDAMEKQTAPNNRKLLFKAYQDIYLTPEAGEKVFNIWQSQQAPENVKLAEEDYISLSLTIALKKGDVSVISQQQERLKDNDKKDRLTFLIPALSPDAATREQFFNSLKERKNRAKESWVAVGLSYLHHPLRQQYSRKFLPESLNMLEEIQHTGDIFFPQSWLGAIFSNYQDAAAWQVVQDFLRNNPGYNEKLKSKILQTTDNLYRAQQLLK